A window of the Streptomyces sp. NBC_00878 genome harbors these coding sequences:
- a CDS encoding VOC family protein — protein sequence MDHVAYTVPDLDQAVAFFTEVVGAELIYREGPVQDPHGDMMRRQLGVHPTAVARIAMLRLGPVTNLELFAYDAPDQSRVLPANSDWGGHHLAIHVTDIDAAVHYLREQPGVELLGTAQTIPSGPIAGNRWIYFRTPWGMQMELVQASPGRPYESTTQARRYGPAPAWDTDHSCPPGTPPPDHQPARNPCA from the coding sequence ATGGACCACGTCGCCTATACGGTGCCCGACCTCGACCAGGCCGTGGCCTTCTTCACCGAGGTCGTCGGCGCCGAGCTGATCTACCGCGAAGGCCCCGTCCAGGACCCGCACGGCGACATGATGCGCCGCCAGCTCGGCGTTCACCCCACAGCCGTCGCGCGCATCGCCATGCTCCGCCTCGGCCCGGTGACCAACCTCGAGTTGTTCGCGTACGACGCTCCGGACCAAAGCCGTGTCCTGCCGGCCAACAGCGACTGGGGGGGCCACCACCTGGCCATCCACGTCACCGACATCGACGCGGCCGTGCACTACCTGCGCGAGCAGCCGGGGGTCGAGTTGCTCGGCACCGCCCAGACCATCCCGAGCGGACCGATCGCGGGCAATCGGTGGATCTATTTCCGTACCCCCTGGGGCATGCAGATGGAACTCGTCCAGGCGTCCCCGGGCCGCCCCTACGAGAGCACGACCCAAGCACGCCGATACGGCCCGGCACCCGCGTGGGACACGGACCACTCCTGCCCTCCCGGCACCCCGCCCCCGGACCATCAACCCGCAAGGAACCCCTGTGCGTGA
- a CDS encoding SDR family NAD(P)-dependent oxidoreductase, whose amino-acid sequence MEQSARRHGARFTGRTAVVTGAASGIGAATAARLAEEGAAVVIADLAEDQGEAVAARITKAGGLARFVRADVAEEDDWTRIVAAAHDFGPVDVLVSNAYTVEVAPAHTMSLASWQRQLAVNLTGGFLGFRTVLPDLRERRGAVVLTSSVHAHKGIPGHPAYAASKGALLSLCGQLAVEYGPEVRVNAVVPGPILTAAWDRVPPEDRERSIAETAVRRFGSPEEVAAAIAFLSADEASYITGTSLVVDGGWSVVKASA is encoded by the coding sequence ATGGAGCAGTCCGCACGACGGCACGGCGCCCGCTTCACCGGCCGCACGGCCGTGGTCACCGGAGCGGCCTCCGGCATCGGAGCCGCCACGGCCGCACGCCTCGCCGAGGAGGGAGCCGCCGTCGTGATCGCCGACCTCGCCGAGGACCAGGGCGAGGCCGTCGCCGCGCGGATCACCAAGGCCGGTGGCCTCGCCCGGTTCGTGAGAGCCGACGTGGCCGAGGAGGACGACTGGACGCGGATCGTGGCCGCCGCCCACGACTTCGGGCCCGTGGACGTCCTCGTCAGCAACGCCTACACCGTCGAGGTGGCGCCGGCCCACACGATGTCCCTCGCCTCGTGGCAGCGGCAGCTCGCCGTCAACCTCACCGGCGGCTTCCTCGGCTTCCGGACCGTGCTGCCGGACCTGCGGGAGCGCCGGGGAGCCGTGGTGCTGACCTCGTCGGTCCACGCCCACAAGGGCATCCCCGGCCATCCCGCCTACGCCGCGTCCAAGGGCGCCCTGCTGTCGCTGTGCGGCCAACTCGCCGTCGAGTACGGGCCCGAAGTGCGCGTCAACGCCGTCGTGCCGGGCCCGATCCTGACCGCCGCCTGGGACAGGGTCCCGCCCGAGGACCGGGAACGCAGCATCGCCGAGACGGCGGTGCGCCGCTTCGGCTCCCCCGAGGAGGTGGCAGCGGCCATCGCGTTCCTCAGCGCCGACGAAGCCTCCTACATCACCGGGACGAGTCTCGTCGTGGACGGCGGCTGGAGCGTCGTCAAGGCCTCCGCATGA
- a CDS encoding O-methyltransferase, which translates to MRDQIDMTPALLDYVRDVSLREDTVLRELRDDTAALPDAIMQILPEEAQFLALLIRLTGTRDVLEIGTFTGYSTLAMARALPPGGQVVTCDVSEEWTSMARRTWQRAGIDDRVDLRLGDATATLETLRTERGPASFDLVFIDADKAHYPHYYEESLALTRPGGLIVLDNTLWSGRVVDPTAQDADTQGVREVNGTLLKDERVDVSMLPMADGVTLARKR; encoded by the coding sequence GTGCGTGATCAGATCGACATGACCCCTGCCCTGCTGGACTACGTCCGTGACGTCTCCCTGCGCGAGGACACGGTGCTGCGCGAGCTGCGCGACGACACCGCCGCGCTGCCCGACGCGATCATGCAGATCCTTCCCGAGGAAGCCCAGTTCCTGGCGCTGCTGATCCGGCTGACCGGCACGCGCGATGTCCTGGAGATCGGCACCTTCACCGGGTACAGCACGCTGGCGATGGCCCGCGCGCTGCCGCCCGGTGGGCAGGTCGTCACCTGTGATGTCAGCGAGGAATGGACCTCGATGGCCCGTCGTACCTGGCAGCGGGCAGGCATCGACGACCGTGTCGACCTCCGTCTCGGCGACGCGACGGCGACCCTGGAAACGCTGCGGACCGAGCGTGGGCCCGCTTCGTTCGATCTCGTCTTCATCGACGCGGACAAGGCCCACTACCCGCACTACTACGAGGAGTCCCTCGCCCTCACCCGTCCTGGTGGCCTCATCGTCCTGGACAACACCCTGTGGTCGGGCCGAGTTGTCGACCCCACCGCGCAGGACGCCGACACCCAAGGCGTACGCGAGGTCAACGGCACCCTCCTGAAGGACGAGCGAGTCGACGTGTCCATGCTCCCCATGGCCGACGGCGTCACCCTCGCCCGCAAGCGGTAG
- a CDS encoding alpha-galactosidase: MTSYPRWTLRTERTSYTVRLSPDGPWAELDAWGPLGVEDGPSALDWWRRTHFVTPADVAPAEYLPYGLRPFTGSELMAARPGQDRGVWWDFDGAEEGEGSLRLTFTDDVLGLRTVLCYETVPGTDVILRWTELTSTEELRLERLDSAAVNIPVTGVARLTYLTGQWSQEFQRTQLDLARGTFTMGSLQGAPGHAYAPWLAVQDGEAEAAYGIALEWPGNWHITAEAEAGGTVRVRAGRVPHEGVVHLAPGDTLTTPRLACAFSPDGLDGLSRVWHRYERHLAGERLHRPRKVLYNSWEATGFDVDAAGQLELAKLAADIGAELFVVDDGWFTGRGDDTGGLGDWYPDPAAFPQGFGPFVEGIRALGLDFGLWVEPEAVSPASRLYAEHPEWVYRIEGRPARLVRNQLLLDLGRTDVQDFVIGMLDRLLTEHAVGYLKWDMNRPPTERGRPGTERADHLDLDAQHVAGYLRVLDHLRATHPDVTIEGCAGGGGRIEHATLARTDVVWPSDNTAPLDRLSIQHGFLHAHAPHVMSSWVTDAPGVFDPRHRSLAFRFVNAMCGVLGIGADLRAWTSDQRTEATRWIARYKEVRETVHRGDVRILGTPEAPTFGVQYDDPETGRTVVAALSTGRLDGAPLVPGGPARLRLRGLSPQARYRDAESGSEYSGAHLLHYGLPFAWSACHDAELVVLIRQ, from the coding sequence GTGACGTCGTACCCGCGCTGGACGCTGCGCACCGAGCGCACCAGCTACACCGTCCGCCTGTCCCCGGACGGCCCCTGGGCCGAACTGGACGCCTGGGGACCGCTCGGCGTCGAAGACGGCCCATCCGCCCTCGACTGGTGGCGGCGGACCCACTTCGTCACGCCCGCGGACGTGGCGCCCGCCGAGTATCTGCCCTACGGGCTACGGCCGTTCACGGGATCCGAGCTGATGGCGGCACGCCCGGGTCAGGACCGGGGCGTCTGGTGGGACTTCGACGGCGCGGAGGAGGGCGAGGGGAGCCTGCGGCTCACCTTCACCGACGACGTCCTGGGACTGCGTACGGTCCTCTGCTACGAGACGGTTCCGGGCACGGATGTGATCCTCCGCTGGACCGAACTGACCTCCACGGAAGAACTCCGCCTGGAGCGGCTCGACTCGGCCGCCGTGAACATCCCCGTCACCGGTGTCGCCCGGCTGACGTACCTCACCGGCCAGTGGTCCCAGGAGTTCCAGCGCACCCAACTCGACCTGGCCAGGGGCACGTTCACCATGGGCAGTCTCCAGGGCGCGCCCGGACACGCGTACGCTCCCTGGCTCGCCGTACAGGACGGGGAGGCGGAGGCGGCTTATGGCATCGCCCTCGAATGGCCCGGCAACTGGCACATCACCGCGGAGGCGGAGGCGGGCGGCACTGTGCGCGTCCGTGCCGGGCGGGTCCCGCACGAGGGCGTCGTCCACCTGGCCCCCGGCGACACCCTCACCACCCCCCGCCTCGCCTGCGCCTTCAGCCCCGACGGTCTCGACGGCCTCTCCCGCGTCTGGCACCGCTACGAACGCCACCTCGCCGGCGAGCGGCTGCACCGCCCCCGCAAGGTGCTCTACAACTCCTGGGAGGCCACCGGCTTCGACGTCGACGCGGCCGGCCAACTGGAGCTGGCCAAGCTGGCCGCCGACATCGGTGCCGAACTCTTCGTCGTCGACGACGGATGGTTCACCGGCCGCGGCGACGACACCGGGGGACTGGGCGACTGGTACCCGGACCCGGCGGCGTTCCCGCAGGGCTTCGGCCCGTTCGTCGAGGGCATCCGGGCGCTCGGGCTGGACTTCGGCCTGTGGGTCGAGCCCGAGGCCGTCAGCCCGGCCAGCCGCCTGTACGCCGAACACCCTGAGTGGGTCTACCGGATCGAGGGCCGCCCCGCCCGCCTGGTCCGCAACCAGCTGTTGCTCGACCTGGGCCGCACGGACGTCCAGGACTTCGTGATCGGCATGCTCGACCGGCTGCTCACCGAGCACGCCGTCGGCTACCTGAAGTGGGACATGAACCGGCCTCCCACCGAACGAGGCCGCCCCGGCACCGAACGCGCGGACCACCTCGACTTGGACGCCCAGCACGTCGCCGGATACCTGCGCGTCCTGGACCACCTGCGTGCCACCCACCCCGACGTCACCATCGAGGGCTGCGCGGGCGGCGGCGGTCGTATCGAGCACGCGACCCTCGCACGCACCGACGTCGTCTGGCCCAGCGACAACACCGCCCCCCTGGACAGGTTGTCCATCCAGCACGGCTTCCTGCACGCCCACGCCCCGCACGTCATGAGCTCCTGGGTCACCGACGCCCCCGGAGTCTTCGACCCACGGCACCGTAGTCTCGCCTTCCGGTTCGTGAACGCCATGTGCGGCGTCCTCGGCATCGGCGCGGACCTGCGCGCCTGGACGTCCGACCAGCGCACCGAGGCCACCCGGTGGATCGCCCGCTACAAGGAGGTCCGGGAGACCGTCCACCGGGGGGACGTCCGCATCCTCGGCACCCCCGAGGCCCCCACCTTCGGTGTGCAGTACGACGACCCGGAGACGGGGCGCACGGTCGTCGCGGCCCTCAGCACGGGGCGCCTGGACGGGGCTCCGCTGGTGCCCGGCGGCCCCGCCCGGCTGCGACTACGAGGGCTCTCGCCGCAGGCGCGCTACCGCGACGCCGAATCGGGCAGCGAATACAGCGGAGCTCACCTGCTCCACTACGGACTGCCCTTCGCCTGGAGCGCCTGCCATGACGCCGAACTGGTGGTGCTGATACGGCAGTGA
- a CDS encoding FadR/GntR family transcriptional regulator: protein MTPYARRGVHGQTVELLARRILGGEIPEGATLDLVALQSELDVSLTALRESLKVLAAKGMVDARQRRGTFVRTRAEWNLLDADVLRWQFEGGRTTESDRALLHNLAEVRAIIEPAAVRLAAERRTDEDLAALDAAIEAMGERDGDAAHAVESDLAFHRALLAATHNELLERMEMVIESGLAHRDRIVHSSPHSEDPVPAHRAVLDAVRDRDPGAAEAAMRALLDQAGRDLDRVGDSDADSDADVDSGSDSVEGSRSQ, encoded by the coding sequence ATGACGCCCTATGCCCGTCGCGGCGTGCACGGCCAGACCGTGGAACTCCTCGCCCGTCGCATCCTGGGCGGTGAGATCCCCGAGGGGGCCACGCTGGACCTGGTCGCGCTGCAGAGCGAGCTGGACGTGAGCCTGACCGCGCTGCGCGAGTCGCTCAAGGTGCTCGCCGCCAAGGGGATGGTCGACGCCCGCCAGCGCCGCGGCACCTTCGTGCGTACCCGCGCCGAGTGGAACCTGCTCGACGCCGACGTGCTGCGCTGGCAGTTCGAGGGCGGCCGCACCACCGAGTCCGACCGGGCGCTGCTGCACAACCTCGCCGAAGTACGCGCCATCATCGAACCCGCCGCCGTGCGCCTGGCCGCCGAGCGCCGCACCGACGAGGACCTGGCCGCTCTGGACGCCGCCATCGAGGCGATGGGGGAGCGGGACGGCGACGCCGCCCACGCCGTCGAGTCCGACCTCGCCTTCCACCGTGCCCTGCTCGCCGCCACCCACAACGAACTCCTCGAACGCATGGAGATGGTGATCGAGTCCGGCCTCGCCCACCGCGACCGCATCGTGCACAGCTCCCCGCACAGCGAGGACCCGGTCCCGGCCCACCGGGCCGTCCTGGACGCCGTACGCGACCGGGACCCTGGGGCCGCCGAGGCCGCGATGCGTGCCCTGCTCGACCAGGCAGGCCGCGATCTGGACCGCGTCGGCGACTCCGATGCCGACTCCGATGCCGATGTCGATTCCGGCTCCGATTCCGTGGAAGGCTCCCGCTCCCAGTGA
- a CDS encoding sugar kinase, with the protein MKNAWRPAEGAVVCIGETMAALAPAPSASLETAEDLHVSVAGAESNVAMYLADLGIPVSWLSAVGDDALGRRVCAAVGAAGVDVSGVRRDPERPTGLLVKEPTGTRTRVHYYRGNSAASALGPDVLDDDKLRSASVVHLTGVTPALSPSCRTLVVQALATPPGERPYAISFDVNHRPALWPPGTAAPVLRDLADRADITFVGLDEAQELWDADLEPADVRRLLPHPRLLVVKDGGHAATAFGDEGVWTVPAPRTDVVEPVGAGDAFAAGFLTGLLRDGDVERALRLGHITAASALKVMGDHGPLPDRARIKRLLDLPTHEWAVEARSSRSSAER; encoded by the coding sequence ATGAAGAACGCCTGGCGGCCCGCCGAAGGAGCGGTGGTCTGCATCGGGGAGACCATGGCCGCCCTCGCTCCCGCCCCCTCCGCATCACTGGAGACCGCCGAGGACCTGCACGTGTCGGTGGCCGGGGCCGAGTCGAACGTGGCGATGTACCTGGCGGATCTGGGCATCCCCGTCTCCTGGCTGTCGGCGGTGGGCGACGACGCGCTCGGACGGCGCGTGTGCGCCGCGGTCGGCGCGGCGGGCGTCGACGTCAGCGGCGTGCGCCGCGACCCGGAACGGCCCACGGGCCTGCTGGTGAAGGAGCCGACCGGTACCCGCACCCGCGTCCACTACTACCGCGGCAACTCGGCGGCCTCGGCCCTGGGCCCCGACGTACTGGACGACGACAAACTGAGGTCGGCCTCCGTCGTCCATCTCACCGGCGTGACCCCGGCCTTGTCCCCGTCCTGCCGGACCCTGGTCGTGCAGGCGCTTGCCACCCCGCCCGGCGAGCGCCCGTACGCCATCAGTTTCGACGTCAACCACCGCCCCGCGCTGTGGCCGCCCGGAACGGCGGCCCCCGTGCTGCGCGACCTGGCCGACCGCGCCGACATCACCTTCGTCGGCCTCGACGAGGCGCAGGAACTCTGGGACGCCGACCTCGAACCGGCCGACGTACGGAGGCTGTTGCCGCACCCGCGGCTCCTCGTCGTCAAGGACGGTGGCCATGCGGCCACTGCCTTCGGCGACGAGGGAGTGTGGACCGTGCCCGCGCCGCGCACGGACGTGGTGGAGCCCGTCGGCGCGGGTGACGCCTTCGCCGCCGGATTCCTGACCGGCCTGCTGCGCGACGGGGACGTGGAACGCGCACTGCGGCTCGGACACATCACCGCCGCGTCGGCCCTCAAAGTGATGGGGGATCACGGCCCTTTGCCGGACCGTGCCCGAATAAAACGGCTCCTCGACCTCCCGACCCATGAGTGGGCTGTCGAGGCTCGTAGCAGTCGTAGTTCCGCTGAGCGGTGA
- a CDS encoding carboxymuconolactone decarboxylase family protein, whose product MEARLNLFAVPLAMKSLKHLVSAGKVMGESTLPAATQELVRLRASQINGCGFCTDMHTKDAAEAGETSVRLNLVAAWREATVFTDAERAALELTEQGTRIADAAGGVTDEAWANAAKHYDEEQLASLVSIIAFINAFNRLNVMVQQPAGDYQPGQFG is encoded by the coding sequence ATGGAAGCCCGTTTGAACCTTTTCGCCGTCCCGCTCGCGATGAAGTCCCTGAAGCACCTCGTGTCAGCGGGCAAGGTGATGGGGGAATCGACGCTGCCGGCCGCGACCCAGGAGCTGGTGAGGCTCCGCGCCAGCCAGATCAACGGCTGCGGTTTCTGCACCGACATGCACACCAAGGACGCCGCGGAGGCGGGGGAGACCTCGGTTCGCCTCAACCTGGTCGCGGCCTGGCGCGAGGCCACGGTGTTCACCGACGCCGAGCGCGCGGCCCTGGAACTGACGGAGCAGGGCACTCGTATCGCCGACGCGGCCGGTGGGGTCACGGACGAGGCCTGGGCGAACGCCGCCAAGCACTACGACGAGGAGCAGCTCGCCTCGCTGGTGTCGATCATCGCCTTCATCAACGCCTTCAACCGTCTGAACGTCATGGTCCAGCAGCCCGCCGGCGACTACCAGCCCGGCCAGTTCGGATAA
- the dgoD gene encoding galactonate dehydratase, whose translation MKITRIETFLVPPRWLFCRVETDEGVVGWGEPVVEGRAEVVRSAVDVLAEHLVGQDPLRIQDHWQVLAKGGFYRGGPVLSSAVAGLDQALWDIAGKTYGAPVHALLGGPVRDRVRVYAWVGGDEPAELSDQIAAQVEAGFTAVKMNAAGATSPVPTAAETAAIVARVAAAREALGPDRDVAVDFHGRFTAAGARRVLAELAPLHPLFVEEPVVPEHGHLLAGLVAASPVPLATGERLYGRAEFLPVLAAGVAVAQPDLSHAGGISEVHRIASLAETYGAQLAPHCPLGPIALAASLQIAFATPNFLIQEQSRGIHYNKEADLLSYLVDPEPFRFVDGHASRRDVPGLGITVDEDAVRAADRTGHAWRNPVWRHSDGSFAEW comes from the coding sequence GTGAAGATCACCCGCATCGAGACCTTCCTGGTCCCGCCCCGCTGGCTGTTCTGCCGCGTCGAGACCGACGAGGGCGTGGTCGGCTGGGGCGAACCGGTCGTCGAAGGGCGCGCCGAGGTCGTCCGGTCCGCCGTCGACGTCCTGGCCGAACACCTCGTCGGCCAGGACCCGTTGCGCATCCAGGACCACTGGCAGGTGCTGGCCAAGGGCGGCTTCTACCGGGGCGGCCCGGTCCTCTCCAGCGCCGTCGCCGGCCTGGACCAGGCCCTGTGGGACATCGCAGGGAAGACGTACGGCGCTCCCGTGCACGCCCTCCTCGGCGGCCCGGTACGCGACCGCGTCCGGGTCTACGCCTGGGTGGGCGGCGACGAACCCGCCGAGCTGAGCGATCAGATAGCCGCCCAGGTCGAGGCGGGTTTCACCGCGGTGAAGATGAACGCCGCCGGAGCCACCTCGCCGGTCCCCACCGCCGCCGAGACCGCCGCGATCGTCGCCCGCGTGGCCGCCGCCCGCGAGGCACTCGGCCCGGACCGCGACGTCGCCGTCGACTTCCACGGCCGCTTCACCGCCGCCGGCGCCCGCCGCGTCCTCGCCGAACTCGCCCCGCTGCACCCGCTGTTCGTCGAAGAACCGGTCGTACCCGAGCACGGCCATCTGCTGGCAGGGCTGGTCGCCGCGAGTCCCGTACCGCTCGCCACCGGTGAACGTCTCTACGGACGCGCCGAGTTCCTGCCCGTACTGGCCGCGGGCGTCGCGGTCGCCCAGCCCGACCTGTCCCACGCCGGCGGCATCTCGGAGGTGCACCGCATCGCCTCGCTCGCCGAGACCTACGGCGCTCAACTCGCCCCGCACTGCCCCCTCGGCCCCATCGCCCTCGCGGCCAGTCTCCAGATCGCCTTCGCCACCCCGAACTTCCTGATCCAGGAGCAGAGCCGCGGCATCCACTACAACAAGGAAGCGGACCTGCTCTCCTACCTCGTCGACCCCGAGCCGTTCCGGTTCGTCGACGGCCACGCCTCCCGCCGCGATGTCCCCGGCCTCGGCATCACCGTCGACGAGGACGCCGTACGGGCCGCCGACCGCACCGGCCACGCCTGGCGCAACCCCGTGTGGCGGCACTCCGACGGCTCCTTCGCGGAATGGTGA
- a CDS encoding bifunctional 4-hydroxy-2-oxoglutarate aldolase/2-dehydro-3-deoxy-phosphogluconate aldolase, whose protein sequence is MDLRAALAAHRLVAIIRGTDPQAAVHTVLALADEGVELIEVSLSGADALSVIERAREALGPDRPLGAGTVLTADDARAARRAGANFAVTPALGDGVGAARELGLPVLAGVLTPTEILAARPLGAAALKIFPAAEAGGPAYLKALRGPFPHELFVPVGGVDEAAARAYLDAGATAVGVGSPLVGDAADGGSLPALRERARAFLKVVQKDAS, encoded by the coding sequence ATGGATCTGCGAGCCGCCCTGGCCGCCCACCGCCTGGTCGCGATCATCCGCGGTACCGACCCCCAAGCCGCGGTACACACCGTACTGGCCCTGGCCGACGAGGGTGTCGAGCTGATCGAGGTGTCCCTGAGCGGAGCGGACGCCCTGTCCGTCATCGAGCGGGCACGCGAGGCGCTCGGCCCCGACCGGCCCCTCGGCGCCGGTACGGTCCTGACCGCCGACGACGCCCGCGCCGCCCGCCGGGCCGGTGCGAACTTCGCCGTCACCCCCGCACTCGGCGACGGCGTCGGCGCGGCACGCGAACTCGGCCTGCCGGTCCTCGCCGGAGTGCTGACCCCCACCGAGATCCTGGCCGCACGGCCCCTCGGCGCCGCCGCGCTGAAGATCTTCCCGGCCGCCGAGGCCGGTGGCCCCGCCTACCTCAAGGCCCTGCGCGGCCCGTTCCCGCACGAGCTGTTCGTACCGGTGGGCGGTGTCGACGAGGCGGCCGCCCGGGCGTATCTGGACGCGGGAGCGACCGCGGTCGGCGTCGGCTCGCCGCTGGTCGGTGACGCCGCCGACGGCGGCAGCCTGCCCGCCCTGCGTGAACGCGCCCGCGCCTTCCTGAAGGTCGTACAGAAAGACGCGTCGTGA
- a CDS encoding SMP-30/gluconolactonase/LRE family protein has translation MADSPEAEAEAGVEAGVEAGVEAGVEAGAGVEVEALRPDRLELGEGIRWTDRGIVLVDILAGRLLTAVGHPTDPLRQLAQLPVPLGAVAPVAGTPDSWIAAAGTGICLLSPDGTTRWLAQPEADAARPTRMNDGTADPFGRFWAGSMAYDADEGAGSLYRVDHDGTVARVLDGITVPNGPAFTADGATMYLADSARGVIRRYPVDPATADLGTPEVYVTVDDGSPDGMAVDAEGAVWVAVWGTGTVRRYLPDGRLDRTLSLPARQPAGVCLQENLLHITTARVGLAEPGPYDGAVFTARVDVPGRPAAAYRHHPSSPSLASFPGEAS, from the coding sequence ATGGCAGATTCACCCGAGGCCGAGGCCGAGGCCGGGGTCGAGGCCGGGGTCGAGGCCGGGGTCGAGGCCGGGGTCGAGGCCGGGGCCGGAGTTGAGGTCGAGGCCCTGCGCCCGGACCGCTTGGAACTCGGCGAGGGCATCCGCTGGACGGACCGCGGCATTGTCCTCGTGGACATCCTCGCCGGCCGTCTGCTCACCGCCGTCGGCCACCCCACCGACCCCCTGCGGCAACTCGCCCAACTACCCGTTCCCCTGGGCGCGGTGGCCCCGGTGGCCGGGACTCCCGACAGCTGGATCGCCGCCGCGGGCACCGGGATCTGCCTGCTCTCTCCCGACGGTACGACGCGGTGGCTGGCACAGCCAGAGGCGGACGCCGCACGCCCCACGCGGATGAACGACGGGACCGCCGACCCGTTCGGCCGCTTCTGGGCGGGCAGCATGGCCTACGACGCCGACGAGGGAGCCGGCTCCCTCTACCGGGTGGACCACGACGGCACGGTGGCCCGCGTCCTCGACGGCATCACGGTGCCCAACGGGCCGGCGTTCACCGCCGACGGCGCCACCATGTACCTGGCCGACAGCGCCCGGGGCGTCATCCGGCGCTACCCCGTCGACCCGGCCACCGCCGACCTCGGGACCCCGGAGGTGTACGTCACCGTCGACGACGGCAGCCCCGACGGCATGGCGGTGGACGCCGAAGGCGCCGTATGGGTCGCGGTGTGGGGCACGGGAACCGTACGCCGGTATCTGCCGGACGGCCGCCTGGACCGCACACTGAGTCTGCCCGCACGTCAACCAGCCGGCGTGTGCCTCCAAGAGAACCTCCTCCACATCACGACCGCCCGCGTGGGACTCGCCGAACCCGGCCCGTACGACGGCGCGGTGTTCACCGCCCGGGTCGACGTACCGGGCCGGCCGGCAGCGGCCTATCGCCACCACCCGTCATCCCCTTCGCTTGCCTCGTTCCCGGGGGAGGCTTCATGA